GAATAAGCGAAAAAATGAAGCTATAGGACACCGTAAGCAGGAATAGCTGCCGCTCTGCAAAGGTGATGAATGTAAAGCGGCCCAACAGCCACTGCAGCAGTGCGATGGATACGACCACAGTGAGCCAGGGACCGGCAGTTACCAGCCCAGCATAGCCGTATGCCTTGATACGGGAGGAGAAATAATCTTCTTTAAATAGGTTTTGCAGGCGAAAGCCGATCCCGGCCATATTGTTTCCCCCTTTGCGCATACAGTGTTCGATAACTATCGATCATTTGCTTTATCTGGTAGTGCGCTTCCACGCGACGTCGTCCATTCGCTCCGAAGCGCTTTGCTTCTGAGCGATGTTCATACAGCCACCGACACTTTTCTGCCAGCAGGGCGGCATTAACCGGGGGGACGACCCAACCGGCGGGGCCGAAGACATCATCACCTGCTCCATATATCAGTTCAGAACAAGCCCCCACATCCGTAACTACCCAGGGAAGGCCCGCAGCCATGCCTTCGAGCACGGAGAGCGGCTGGCCTTCTGATATGCTGCTGAGCACCAGGATATCGAAGGAAGGCAGAAACGAGGCGATATCCACGTTGCCTACGAGGAAGACGCGTTCCCCAATTCCTAGCGAATCAATAAGCTGTATACATTCAAGGTAATAGTCCTCGCTCTCATCGGTTGGACCCATAATGGTTAACTCAAAAGGTATGCCCTCATCCTGCATAATTTTTGCTGCATATAGCATTGTTTTAATGTCTTTAATTGGTACAATACGAGCAATCATACCGATGGTGAATATGTCACTATCCGGCTTCGCTTCAATGCGGCTGTAAGCATGATAGTCAATTCCGTTGGCGATAATTTTCATTTTCTCTTCCGGTGCACCTGCTTCGCTTTGATAGGAGGCATTGCGTTCGAACAATGTAATAATGTCGTCTGCTTCCTGATAGGCTTGCTGCGCCAAATGATAGAAGAAGGCAATCCATCGTTTTTTGTAGAGAGGGGACACCCATGAAGCCTGCAGGATCTCCTCCTCACGTTCCCGCGCATAAATTCCATGCTCCGTTAACACCATAGGCACGCCCTGTGTCTGCTTCATATAAGCGGCAAGCAGTCCGGCGTATCCTGTTGATACGCTATGTACCACATTGACTTTTGGCAGTTCATTTTGCAAAAGTGAAATGATAGGTGTATACATTGAACGCCA
The Aneurinibacillus sp. REN35 genome window above contains:
- the pelF gene encoding GT4 family glycosyltransferase PelF, which codes for MKIGIIAEGSYPYVRGGVSSWIHTIISNLPEHQFEIIAISDREKQESERKFTLPSNVSGITDLALTHATPKRKKPTRLGKNEIDPLHAWFRFQPAENALALIGDDERCGTIDGFFESKFFWDLVQETYNDEYPSASFIEYFWMWRSMYTPIISLLQNELPKVNVVHSVSTGYAGLLAAYMKQTQGVPMVLTEHGIYAREREEEILQASWVSPLYKKRWIAFFYHLAQQAYQEADDIITLFERNASYQSEAGAPEEKMKIIANGIDYHAYSRIEAKPDSDIFTIGMIARIVPIKDIKTMLYAAKIMQDEGIPFELTIMGPTDESEDYYLECIQLIDSLGIGERVFLVGNVDIASFLPSFDILVLSSISEGQPLSVLEGMAAGLPWVVTDVGACSELIYGAGDDVFGPAGWVVPPVNAALLAEKCRWLYEHRSEAKRFGANGRRRVEAHYQIKQMIDSYRTLYAQRGKQYGRDRLSPAKPI